One Fusarium musae strain F31 chromosome 6, whole genome shotgun sequence DNA segment encodes these proteins:
- a CDS encoding hypothetical protein (EggNog:ENOG41) — protein sequence MSSMNSRFKSLGFGKRKSAASIQTSEGLTPSPTPPPGQIPQLPSQQQLNAPSIAPSSSTTSLPMNHPGPGNRPPSYTANFPPGQAPLGRTSPLAQQPNRTPPTQMVGGPPPINTGAPMGYPPGMAPMGQGPPPMGGPPGFGQQAPPPQGYPPPGPPGAPMNQQFQRPGPAAEVEGASKSKAQLIVGIDFGTTFSGVAFAFATNNEAKEDIITEWPGAGSYTKQKIPTVLYYDQYQKVVGWGPDIADALAPTGYPKPGVQKVEWFKLQLMLSGNTYIDPINLPPLPPGKSEIDVAADYLFKLRQAMRSALQKALGEVFNREERNIRYYLTVPAIWNDAGKAATRAAAIQAGFLRDENDNRLTLVSEPEAAALFCSKTGLLDLKVHDAVLIVDCGGGTVDLIAYEVEEENPFTVAECTAGSGDSCGSTALNRNFSNILRTKIRKMKLPDGSKTAGRVYAKCIMDFENRIKADFRNNGQKWAVDVGIEAEFPEAGIEEGYMTFTNEEILQCFEPVVNRILELVRNQIIAIQAQNRTLQNILVVGGFGASEYLFQQIKLHVPPQFQSKVVRPMDSVAAIVKGAVTAGITERIVTHRVARRHYLMATLQPFKEGYHPEAYRVPSLDGKDRCKFTRQIFVQKGQKVKNGEPVKVSFFRQVAPGATLMYEDVLYACDDDVCPEYTKDPRIKEVVTLTSDLSRKNLEKDFERMDTPQGTFYRVYFDIYLTLDGSEFSAELVCQGEVMGRCRSRFR from the exons ATGAGCTCTATGAACTCCCgcttcaagagccttggcttCGGAAAACGCAAATCCGCTGCAAGCATACAGACCTCGGAAGGTCTGACACCGAGCCCAACCCCTCCTCCAGGCCAAATACCGCagcttccttctcagcaacagcTAAACGCTCCCTCAATCGCTCCGTCGTCTTCAACGACGAGTCTTCCGATGAATCACCCGGGCCCCGGCAACCGTCCGCCTAGCTATACCGCAAACTTCCCTCCCGGTCAAGCTCCTCTTGGCCGTACCAGTCCTCTCGCTCAGCAGCCCAACCGCACTCCTCCAACTCAAATGGTCGGCGGCCCTCCTCCGATCAACACCGGAGCCCCAATGGGCTACCCTCCCGGAATGGCGCCcatgggtcaaggtcctcctCCGATGGGAGGTCCTCCTGGGTTTGGACAACAAGCACCGCCTCCCCAAGGATATCCTCCTCCCGGTCCCCCAGGTGCTCCTATGAACCAGCAGTTCCAACGACCAGGCCCTGCTGCTGAAGTTGAGGGCGCCAGCAAGAGCAAGGCTCAGCTCATTGTTGGAATTGATTTT GGTACCACATTCTCAGgtgttgcttttgctttcgCGACCAAcaacgaagccaaggaagatATCATTACTGAGTGGCCAGGTGCTGGCTCTTATACCAAGCAGAAG ATTCCAACAGTGCTTTATTACGATCAGTACCAGAAAGTGGTAGGATGGGGACCCGATATTGCCGATGCCCTTGCTCCTACTGGCTATCCCAAGCCCGGTGTACAAAAGGTCGAATGGTTCAAGCTGCAACTGATGCTGAGCGGCAACACATACATTGATCCTATCAACcttcctcctctgcctcCAGGAAAATCAGAAATCGATGTCGCCGCCGATTACCTTTTTAAGCTTCGACAGGCAATGCGGTCAGCTCTGCAAAAGGCGTTGGGTGAAGTCTTTAACCGAGAAGAACGCAACATCCGATATTATCTGACCGTCCCTGCTATTTGGAACGATGCCGGAAAGGCTGCCACTCGAGCTGCTGCCATCCAGGCCGGTTTCCTTCGCGATGAGAACGACAACCGCCTGACTCTCGTCTCAGAACCCGAGGCTGCCGCTTTGTTCTGTTCCAAGACCGGTCTTCTGGACCTCAAGGTCCACGACGCTGTTCTGATTGTGgattgtggtggtggtaccGTTGATTTGATTGCTtacgaggttgaggaggagaatccTTTCACTGTTGCCGAGTGTACGGCTGGTTCTGGTGACTCTTGTGGTTCAACAGCCCTTAACCGTAATTTCAGCAACATTCTCCGCACCAAGATTCGAAAGATGAAGCTTCCGGATGGCTCCAAGACCGCTGGCCGAGTCTACGCCAAGTGCATCATGGACTTTGAGAACCGAATCAAGGCTGATTTCCGAAACAACGGTCAGAAGTGGGCTGTCGACGTTGGTATCGAGGCTGAGTTCCCTGAGGCTGGTATTGAGGAGGGTTACATGACCTTCACCAACGAGGAAATTCTCCAGTGTTTCGAGCCCGTTGTCAACCGTATCCTGGAGCTTGTGAGAAACCagatcatcgccatccaGGCCCAGAACCGCACTCTCCAAAACATCCTAGTTGTCGGTGGTTTCGGTGCCTCTGAGTACCTTTTCCAACAAATCAAACTCCATGTCCCTCCTCAGTTCCAGTCTAAGGTTGTCCGACCCATGGATTCCGTGGCTGCCATCGTCAAGGGTGCTGTTACTGCTGGTATCACAGAGCGAATTGTTACTCATCGTGTTGCTCGACGACATTACCTCATGGCGACTCTTCAGCCCTTTAAGGAAGGCTATCACCCCGAGGCTTATCGTGTGCCGTCTCTCGACGGAAAGGACCGCTGCAAGTTCACCCGCCAGATCTTCGTCCAGAAGGGCCAGAAGGTTAAGAACGGCGAACCTGTCAAGGTCTCTTTCTTCCGACAAGTCGCTCCAGGTGCCACCCTTATGTACGAGGATGTGCTATATGCCTGCGACGATGATGTCTGCCCTGAATACACCAAGGATCCAC GTATCAAGGAAGTTGTTACTCTTACCTCGGATCTTTCTCGCAAGAACTTGGAGAAGGACTTTGAGAGAATGGATACTCCTCAAGGCACATTTTACCGCGTTTACTTCGATATTTACCTGACCCTTGACGGCTCGGAATTCAGCGCCGAACTTGTCTGTCAAGGCGAAGTCATGGGCCGCTGCCGCTCTCGCTTCAGGTAA